Proteins encoded within one genomic window of Oncorhynchus masou masou isolate Uvic2021 chromosome 1, UVic_Omas_1.1, whole genome shotgun sequence:
- the LOC135539347 gene encoding UDP-glucuronosyltransferase 2C1-like, giving the protein MHQPALVTVAVLLFSLTTVYGGNVLVFPLDGSHWVNMKVLIEELHSRGHSITVIRPTTNWYIKEKSPHYSCITIPVSGGGIVEEVFSLFVTRKLQIQREGGSFWSRMSLELEVAKQIYELHKDLVVMMTTIFEDAELMQLLRDANYDLVLTDPAIGGGVFLAHRIGLPLVFNVRWTVLGEGHFTIAPSPLSYVPLPGALLTDKMTFQERVINVLFYLFTRFQFAYVIDPNYIPFVHRYFGPDVHYMSLFQAADIWLMRNDFTFEFPRPTMPNVVYMGGFQCKPSKPLPQDMEDFVQKSGDHGVIVMSLGTLVGQLPEDIAEDIAAAFAKLPQRIVWRHTGKRPISVGNNTLLVDWLPQNDLLGHPKTRAFVAHGGTNGVQEAIYHGVPILGIPLVFDQHDNLNRMRAKGVAKIVDITTVDRDIFLEAVKAVLYEPNYRENMQRLSRLHRDQPMKPLDRAMFWIEFVMRNKGAAHLRTESYKMSWFTYHSVDVVATLLAIVLLILLVSTLAVRFLWHKVFCRRKVKHE; this is encoded by the coding sequence ATGCATCAACCAGCCCTGGTCACGGTTGctgttctgctcttctctctcaccACTGTCTATGGGGGGAACGTGCTGGTCTTCCCATTAGATGGAAGCCACTGGGTGAATATGAAAGTCCTCATCGAAGAGCTGCACTCCAGAGGCCATAGCATCACAGTGATTCGTCCAACCACCAACTGGTACATCAAGGAGAAATCCCCTCACTACTCGTGCATTACCATCCCAGTATCTGGTGGTGGAATTGTTGAGGAGGTCTTTAGTTTGTTTGTGACCAGAAAATTGCAGATCCAAAGGGAGGGTGGAAGTTTCTGGTCTCGTATGAGCCTAGAGCTTGAGGTGGCGAAGCAGATCTATGAGTTACACAAGGATTTGGTTGTAATGATGACTACGATATTCGAAGATGCCGAACTAATGCAATTGCTTCGCGATGCAAACTATGACCTGGTTTTGACGGATCCTGCCATTGGTGGGGGAGTGTTTCTGGCTCACCGCATTGGTCTTCCTCTTGTCTTCAATGTCCGATGGACAGTCCTGGGCGAGGGCCACTTTACCATCGCCCCCTCGCCTCTCTCATATGTCCCATTGCCAGGAGCACTGTTGACAGACAAAATGACTTTTCAAGAGAGAGTCATAAATGTTCTGTTTTATCTTTTTACAAGGTTTCAGTTTGCATACGTCATAGACCCTAACTACATTCCGTTCGTCCATCGTTACTTCGGCCCTGACGTTCACTACATGTCATTGTTCCAGGCAGCAGACATATGGCTCATGAGGAATGACTTTACCTTTGAGTTTCCGCGGCCTACCATGCCAAACGTGGTCTACATGGGCGGTTTCCAGTGCAAGCCCTCAAAGCCGCTTCCCCAGGACATGGAGGACTTTGTCCAGAAGTCCGGGGACCATGGGGTCATCGTGATGTCCCTGGGGACCTTGGTGGGACAACTACCTGAGGACATTGCTGAGGACATCGCAGCTGCTTTCGCCAAACTGCCTCAGAGGATCGTCTGGAGGCACACTGGGAAGAGGCCCATCTCCGTGGGCAACAACACCTTACTAGTGGATTGGCTCCCACAGAACGACCTCCTTGGACACCCCAAGACCCGAGCCTTTGTTGCCCACGGCGGAACCAATGGAGTCCAGGAGGCCATCTACCACGGTGTCCCTATTCTTGGAATCCCGTTGGTCTTCGACCAGCATGATAACCTCAATAGGATGAGGGCTAAGGGAGTGGCTAAGATAGTGGACATCACCACCGTAGACAGAGACATCTTCCTAGAGGCAGTGAAGGCTGTTCTCTATGAGCCGAACTACAGGGAGAACATGCAAAGGCTATCCAGGCTGCACAGGGACCAGCCCATGAAACCACTGGACCGCGCCATGTTCTGGATTGAGTTTGTCATGAGGAACAAAGGAGCGGCACATCTGAGGACAGAGTCTTATAAGATGTCCTGGTTCACCTACCACTCTGTTGACGTCGTAGCCACACTACTGGCCATTGTGTTGCTCATACTGCTGGTTAGCACTTTAGCTGTAAGGTTTTTGTGGCATAAGGTGTTTTGTAGGAGGAAAGTGAAACATGAATGA
- the LOC135539365 gene encoding keratin, type I cytoskeletal 18-like yields MSSTFSMRSYSARQPSFSSMSLRDSSSSGGRSRSKAPVSSLSSASTLSLSRSLSMGNGLNVLGALSSLNGMGVGASDKETMQGLNDRLSNYLDKVRSLERSNAELELKIKQLMLERAPKGHDIEGMMAQAHAIGQEVRKKTLENARIMLEIDNAKLAADDFRVKWEAEATLCQSVERDCLALRRAKSDHDQIIATLRGDLDSLKEELYFLKKNHDEEMGSMKARMANEQVNVEVDAAQGPDLGAIMAELRNQYEGIARKNKEDSETWYLKKLESVQSEVKESGEALRCAQSELSERRRFLQALEGELDSLRKQVGVLEGNLRETGHKYALEMDSLQAMLSQLEEELSQLRLDMQRNKTDYEQLLRIKQNLELEIATYRRLLEGEEAIKEIPPTKKEPEVRTRKIVKVVTQTMINGRVVEESSEVEQIKDSKK; encoded by the exons ATGTCCTCCACCTTCTCCATGCGCAGCTACTCAGCCCGCCAGCCATCCTTCTCCAGCATGTCTCTGagagacagcagtagtagtggtggcaggAGCCGCTCCAAagcccctgtctcctccctgtcctctgccagcaccctgtccctctcccgctccctctccatGGGCAACGGGCTCAATGTCCTGGGCGCCCTCTCCTCCCTGAACGGCATGGGTGTGGGCGCCAGCGACAAGGAGACCATGCAGGGCCTGAATGACCGGCTGTCCAACTATCTGGACAAGGTGCGCTCCCTGGAGCGATCCAACGCTGAGCTGGAGCTCAAGATCAAACAACTGATGCTGGAGCGGGCCCCCAAAGGTCACGATATCGAGGGTATGATGGCCCAGGCTCACGCCATTGGACAAGAG GTGAGAAAGAAGACCCTGGAGAATGCCCGCATCATGCTGGAGATTGATAACGCGAAGCTGGCCGCCGATGACTTCAGGGTCAA ATGGGAGGCTGAGGCCACACTGTGCCAGTCTGTAGAGAGGGACTGTCTGGCTCTCCGGAGGGCCAAGTCAGACCACGACCAGATCATAGCCACCCTGAGAGGAGACTTGGACAGCCTGAAGGAGGAGCTCTACTTCCTCAAGAAGAATCACGATGAG GAGATGGGCTCCATGAAGGCCCGTATGGCCAACGAGCAGGTGAATGTGGAGGTGGATGCAGCCCAGGGCCCAGACCTTGGGGCCATTATGGCTGAGCTGAGGAACCAGTATGAGGGCATTGCACGTAAGAACAAGGAGGACTCAGAGACCTGGTACCTGAAGAAG CTGGAGTCAGTGCAGTCAGAGGTAAAGGAGAGCGGTGAGGCGCTACGCTGTGCTCAGAGTGAGCTCAGCGAGAGACGCCGCTTCCTACAGGCCCTGGAGGGGGAACTGGACAGTCTGCGCAAACAG GTGGGTGTGTTGGAAGggaacctgagagagacaggccaTAAGTATGCTCTGGAGATGGACAGTCTGCAAGCCATGCTGTCTCAGCTGGAGGAGGAGCTGTCCCAGCTGCGTCTGGACATGCAGCGCAACAAGACAGACTATGAACAGCTGCTCCGCATCAAGCAGAACCTGGAGCTGGAGATCGCCACCTACAGGAGACTGCTGGAGGGAGAGGAAGC GATCAAGGAAATTCCTCCAACTAAAA AGGAGCCCGAGGTGAGGACCAGGAAGATTGTCAAGGTGGTCACCCAGACCATGATCAATGGCAGGGTAGTGGAAGAATCCAGTGAGGTGGAGCAGATCAAAGACAGCAAAAAATAA